From Mauremys mutica isolate MM-2020 ecotype Southern chromosome 17, ASM2049712v1, whole genome shotgun sequence, one genomic window encodes:
- the LOC123351681 gene encoding DNA-binding death effector domain-containing protein 2-like has translation MAEMKRPVISHPWEEECLEYYGMVSLHRMFEVIGSQLTENDVAVLSFLLDETQPWTHPLDPRLWAVVEEDGTETPSPLLESWQRRSRRWQAPVEAAGSLEVVGERHQPRNGVELLLELERRGRCDETNFLHLLQLLRLLTRHDLLPYVTLKRQRTVSPERYTYGPSVTASDRQMDSCLGSASAETQPDQWETGSNSSKRKRVSRGRARASALGRRRGAKTVPALKQEPPSPTKVTCDIRLRVRAEFCQHEPVLRQNVLSNKQHRLERQLDVFGQSNTILKSRDLGSIICDIKFSELSYLDAFWSDYMSGALLEALKGVFLTESLRDAVGQEAIRLLVNVDEDDYEEGRRLLLESLGPQ, from the exons ATGGCTGAGATGAAGCGGCCGGTCATTTCCCACCCTTGGGAGGAGGAGTGCTTGGAGTACTACGGCatggtgtccttgcaccgcatGTTCGAGGTGATCGGCTCCCAGCTGACCGAGAATGACGTGGCTgtgctctccttcctccttgatgAGACCCAGCCCTGGACCCACCCGCTGGACCCCAGGCTGTGGGCCGTGGTGGAGGAGGATGGAACAGAAACCCCCTCGCCTCTTCTGGAGAGCTGGCAAAGGAGGAGCCGGCGCTGGCAAGCTCCAgtggaggcagctgggagcctagAGGTGGTGGGCGAGCGGCACCAGCCCAGGAATGgggtggagctgctgctggagctggagaggagagggagaTGTGACGAGACCAATTTCCTGCACCTACTGCAGCTCCTGCGGTTGCTGACCAGGCATGACCTGTTGCCTTACGTCACCCTGAAGAGGCAGCGGACAG TGTCCCCTGAGCGATACACCTACGGCCCGTCTGTGACAGCTTCCGACCGGCAGATGGACAGTTGCCTCGGCTCAGCCtctgcagagacccagcccgaCCAGTGGGAGACAG GCTCCAACTCCAGCAAGAGGAAGCGGgtgagcagaggcagggcacGGGCCAGTGCCCTCGGCAGGCGGCGCGGGGCCAAGACCGTCCCTGCCCTCAAGCAGGAGCCCCCGTCCCCCACCAAAGTGACCTGTG acaTCCGGCTGCGGGTGCGCGCCGAGTTCTGCCAGCACGAGCCCGTCCTGCGGCAGAACGTGCTGTCCAACAAGCAGCACCGGCTGGAGCGCCAGCTCGACGTCTTCGGCCAGTCCAACACCATCCTCAAGTCGCGCGACCTGGGCTCCATCATCTGCGACATCAAGTTCTCGGAGCTCTCCTACCTGGACGCCTTCTGGAGCGACTACATGAGCGGGGCGCTGCTGGAGGCCCTCAAGGGCGTCTTCCTCACCGAGTCGCTGCGGGACGCCGTGGGGCAGGAGGCCATCCGCCTGCTGGTCAACGTGGACGAGGACGACTACGAGGAGGGGCGCCGGCTGCTGCTGGAGAGCCTGGGCCCCCAGTGA